The following are encoded together in the Citrobacter arsenatis genome:
- the ppk1 gene encoding polyphosphate kinase 1 has product MGQEKLYIEKELSWLAFNERVLQEAADKSNPLIERMRFLGIYSNNLDEFYKVRFAELKRRIIISEEQGSNSHSRHLLGKIQARVLKADQEFDGLYNELLLEMARNQIFLINERQLSVNQQSWLRHYFKQYLRQHITPILINRETDLVQFLKDDYTYLAVEIIRGDTIRYALLEIPSDKVPRFVNLPPETPRRRKPMILLDNILRYCLDDIFKGFFDYDALNAYSMKMTRDAEYDLVHEMESSLMELMSSSLKQRLTAEPVRFVYQRDMPNALVEVLREKLTISRYDSIVPGGRYHNFKDFINFPNVGKANLVNKPLPRLRHIWFDNEKFRNGFDAIRERDVLLYYPYHTFEHVLELLRQASFDPSVLAIKINIYRVAKDSRIIDAMIHAAHNGKKVTVVVELQARFDEEANIHWAKRLTEAGVHVIFSAPGLKIHAKLFLISRKEGDEVVRYAHIGTGNFNEKTARLYTDYSLLTADSRITNEVRRVFNFIENPYRPVTFDYLLVSPQNSRRLLYAMIDKEIANAQQGQPSGITLKLNNLVDKGLVDRLYAASGSGVPVNLLIRGMCSLIPNLEGISDNIRVISIVDRYLEHDRVYIFENGGDKQVYLSSADWMTRNIDYRIEVATPLLDPRLKQRVLDIIDILFSDTVKARFIDKELSNRYVPRGNRRKVQSQLAIYDYIKSLEQPD; this is encoded by the coding sequence ATGGGTCAGGAAAAGCTATACATCGAGAAAGAACTCAGCTGGTTAGCGTTCAACGAACGTGTGCTCCAGGAAGCCGCTGATAAGTCAAACCCGTTGATCGAACGGATGCGTTTCTTAGGCATATATTCCAATAACCTCGACGAGTTTTACAAGGTTCGTTTTGCCGAACTGAAGCGCCGAATCATTATTAGCGAAGAACAGGGTTCAAACTCTCACTCCCGCCATCTGTTAGGCAAAATCCAGGCCCGCGTATTAAAAGCCGATCAGGAATTTGACGGCCTGTACAACGAGTTGCTGCTGGAGATGGCGCGCAACCAGATTTTCTTAATCAACGAACGTCAGCTATCGGTCAATCAACAGAGCTGGTTACGCCATTACTTCAAGCAATATCTTCGCCAGCACATTACACCGATCCTGATTAACCGCGAGACGGATTTAGTTCAGTTCCTGAAAGATGACTACACCTATCTGGCGGTAGAAATTATCCGCGGTGATACGATCCGCTACGCGCTGCTGGAAATCCCTTCCGACAAGGTTCCACGCTTTGTGAACCTGCCGCCGGAAACCCCGCGACGCCGTAAACCGATGATCCTGCTGGACAACATCTTACGCTACTGTCTTGACGACATTTTCAAAGGTTTCTTTGATTACGATGCGCTGAACGCCTATTCGATGAAAATGACCCGCGACGCCGAATACGATTTGGTGCACGAGATGGAATCAAGCCTGATGGAGCTGATGTCATCCAGCCTGAAACAGCGCCTGACCGCAGAACCTGTGCGCTTTGTTTATCAGCGCGACATGCCTAATGCGCTGGTCGAGGTGCTGCGTGAAAAACTGACGATTTCGCGATACGACTCGATTGTTCCCGGCGGGCGTTACCATAACTTTAAAGACTTTATTAACTTCCCCAACGTTGGCAAAGCTAACCTGGTGAACAAACCACTTCCTCGTTTACGCCATATCTGGTTCGACAACGAGAAGTTTCGTAACGGATTTGATGCAATCCGCGAGCGCGATGTTCTGCTGTATTACCCGTATCACACCTTTGAACATGTTCTTGAACTGTTGCGTCAGGCCTCTTTCGATCCGAGCGTGCTGGCAATCAAGATTAACATCTACCGTGTAGCAAAAGACTCGCGCATCATCGACGCGATGATCCATGCGGCGCACAACGGTAAAAAAGTCACCGTGGTGGTGGAACTGCAGGCGCGTTTTGATGAAGAAGCCAACATTCATTGGGCCAAGCGTCTGACCGAAGCAGGCGTTCACGTCATCTTCTCCGCGCCAGGCCTGAAAATTCACGCCAAACTGTTCCTTATCTCGCGTAAAGAAGGTGATGAAGTTGTGCGCTATGCGCATATCGGGACGGGGAACTTCAACGAAAAAACGGCGCGCCTGTATACCGACTATTCGCTGCTGACCGCCGACTCGCGCATTACCAACGAGGTTCGTCGGGTGTTCAACTTCATCGAGAACCCGTATCGTCCGGTGACGTTCGATTATCTGCTGGTTTCTCCACAGAACTCACGTCGTTTACTTTACGCGATGATCGACAAAGAAATCGCCAACGCGCAGCAAGGGCAGCCTTCCGGTATCACGTTAAAACTGAATAACCTGGTCGATAAGGGACTGGTTGATCGTCTCTATGCGGCCTCAGGCTCAGGCGTGCCGGTCAATTTGTTGATTCGTGGTATGTGTTCTTTGATTCCGAACCTGGAAGGAATCAGCGACAATATTCGCGTGATAAGCATAGTTGACCGCTACCTTGAGCACGACCGGGTTTATATTTTCGAAAACGGTGGTGATAAGCAGGTATACCTCTCCTCCGCTGACTGGATGACCAGGAATATCGACTATCGCATCGAAGTTGCCACGCCGCTGCTGGACCCGCGTCTTAAACAGCGCGTGCTGGATATTATCGATATTCTGTTCAGCGACACGGTGAAGGCTCGCTTCATCGATAAAGAACTCAGTAATCGCTACGTACCGCGCGGAAATCGCCGTAAGGTTCAGTCACAATTGGCGATTTACGACTACATCAAATCACTCGAGCAACCTGACTAA
- the ppx gene encoding exopolyphosphatase, which translates to MPIHDKTPRPQEFAAVDLGSNSFHMVIARVVDGAMQIIGRLKQRVHLADGLGEDNKLSEEAIERGLSCLSLFAERLQGFPPSSVCIVGTHTLRQALNATDFLKRAEKVIPYPIEIISGNEEARLIFMGVEHTQPEKGRKLVIDIGGGSTELVIGEDFEPKLVESRRMGCVSFAQMYFPGGTINRENFQRARMAAAQKLETLTWQFRIQGWNVALGASGTIKAAHEVLLEMGEKDGFITPERLDKLTSEVLKHASFEALSLPGLSEERKAVFVPGLAILCGVFDALAIRELRLSDGALREGVLYEMEGRFRHQDVRSRTASSLANQYNIDSEQARRVLETTMQMYDQWHTQQPKLANPQLEALLRWAAMLHEVGLNINHSGLHRHSAYILQNSDLPGFNQEQQLMMATLVRYHRKAVKLDDLPRFTLFKKKQFLPLIQLLRLGVLLNNQRQATTTPPTLTLITDENHWTLRFPHDWFSQNALVLLDLEKEQQYWEAVTGWRLKIEEESSPDIAA; encoded by the coding sequence ATGCCAATACACGACAAGACTCCACGACCGCAGGAATTTGCTGCGGTCGACCTTGGTTCAAACAGTTTCCATATGGTCATTGCCCGTGTGGTTGATGGCGCGATGCAAATTATCGGGCGACTGAAGCAACGCGTCCATCTGGCGGATGGCCTCGGTGAAGACAACAAGCTCAGCGAAGAGGCAATAGAGCGCGGATTAAGCTGTCTTTCGCTGTTCGCCGAACGTCTGCAGGGCTTTCCCCCATCAAGCGTATGCATCGTGGGAACCCATACTTTGCGTCAGGCGCTGAATGCGACCGATTTTCTCAAGCGAGCAGAAAAAGTCATCCCCTACCCGATTGAGATTATTTCCGGTAATGAAGAAGCACGACTGATTTTTATGGGCGTTGAACACACCCAACCGGAAAAAGGTCGCAAGCTGGTTATCGATATTGGCGGAGGCTCAACAGAACTGGTGATCGGCGAAGATTTCGAACCCAAGCTGGTCGAAAGCCGCCGTATGGGCTGCGTCAGTTTTGCTCAGATGTATTTCCCGGGCGGCACGATCAATCGGGAAAACTTCCAGCGTGCCCGCATGGCAGCAGCGCAAAAGCTCGAAACCTTAACCTGGCAGTTTCGCATTCAGGGCTGGAACGTAGCACTCGGCGCGTCGGGCACGATTAAAGCGGCGCATGAAGTGCTGCTGGAAATGGGTGAGAAAGATGGTTTCATCACCCCCGAACGCCTGGACAAACTGACATCCGAAGTGTTGAAGCATGCGTCATTCGAGGCGCTCAGCCTGCCAGGGCTGTCAGAAGAACGAAAAGCGGTGTTTGTACCCGGACTCGCGATTCTGTGTGGCGTATTCGATGCGTTAGCTATCCGTGAACTTCGCCTTTCAGATGGTGCGCTACGCGAAGGCGTACTGTATGAGATGGAAGGACGTTTTCGCCACCAGGATGTTCGTAGCCGTACCGCCAGCAGCCTGGCGAACCAGTACAACATCGACAGTGAACAGGCCCGGCGCGTGCTGGAAACGACGATGCAAATGTACGACCAGTGGCATACGCAGCAGCCAAAACTGGCCAATCCACAACTGGAAGCGTTACTGCGCTGGGCGGCAATGCTGCATGAGGTTGGGCTGAACATCAACCACAGTGGCTTACATCGCCACTCTGCGTATATCCTGCAAAACAGCGATTTACCGGGCTTCAATCAGGAACAACAGCTGATGATGGCAACCCTGGTTCGCTATCATCGTAAAGCGGTGAAACTGGACGACTTGCCCCGCTTTACGCTGTTCAAGAAAAAACAGTTTTTGCCGTTAATTCAGCTGTTGCGCCTGGGCGTACTGCTGAATAATCAGCGTCAGGCGACCACCACGCCGCCGACGCTGACCCTGATTACCGATGAAAACCACTGGACTTTACGCTTCCCACATGACTGGTTTAGCCAGAATGCGCTGGTACTGCTGGATTTGGAAAAAGAACAGCAATACTGGGAAGCCGTAACCGGCTGGCGTCTCAAAATTGAAGAAGAAAGCTCACCCGATATCGCCGCATAA
- a CDS encoding bifunctional diguanylate cyclase/phosphodiesterase, which produces MKLNKNYIGIRDRWWALPLILPSLLLPILSTATTYAHISSGIVILFYLPLALMISLMLFFGWAALPGIIISIIWYKYPQVGLFETLSIISHFIVTIVLSWGGYKVFSPRRNNVSHGDSHLMFQRMFWQVFCPATLFLILFQFAAFVGVYESKSGMVGVMPFNTGTLINYQAILAGNLVGVPLCYFIIRTIRNPLHVRGYFSQLKQQFDTKVTKTEFAIWLIILTVLMAMLCMPLNEQSSIFSTNYTLSLLLPVMLWGAMRYGYRFVSLIWAVVLITAIHYYQRYMPWYSGYDTQLAITSSSYLVFSFIVNFIAVLATRQRFVTRRNHRLAYFDPMVHIPNLRALNRDLKKAPWSVLCFLGVPGMELLVKNYGIMLRIQYKQKLSQWISPLLEQDEHVYQLSGNDLVLRFNTESHQERIEALDRHIKQFRFIWDGMPLQPQVGISFCYVRSPVNHIYLLLGELSTIAELSLATNAPENLQRRGVMHLQRDLKDKVAMMNRLQQALEHNRFFLMAQPISGVRGDVYHEILLRLEGDDGETIAPDNFLPVAHEFGLSSSIDLWVIENTLKFMAQNREKMPARRFAINLSPTSVCRARLPHDINQLLAKYKVEAWQLIFEVTESNALTNAEQAQATLLQLQSLGCQIAIDDFGTGYASYARLKNVNADILKIDGSFIRNIVANSLDYQIVASICHLARMKRMLVVAEYVESEEIRSAVISLGIDYLQGYLIGKPQPLNEELDEKVPGELAPAESLCGDIG; this is translated from the coding sequence ATGAAACTCAATAAAAATTATATTGGTATTAGAGATAGATGGTGGGCGCTACCCCTCATTTTACCCTCTTTGTTGTTGCCTATATTGAGCACTGCTACCACCTATGCCCATATTAGTTCGGGGATTGTAATTCTTTTCTACCTACCTTTGGCGCTGATGATTAGCCTGATGCTTTTTTTTGGCTGGGCGGCATTGCCAGGAATTATCATTTCCATTATCTGGTACAAATATCCGCAGGTCGGGTTATTTGAAACACTTTCAATAATTTCGCACTTTATTGTTACAATAGTGCTTAGCTGGGGAGGCTATAAAGTATTTTCTCCCCGACGCAACAACGTTTCCCACGGTGATTCGCACCTGATGTTCCAGCGTATGTTCTGGCAGGTCTTCTGTCCGGCTACGCTATTTCTGATACTCTTCCAGTTTGCTGCATTTGTGGGCGTTTATGAAAGCAAGTCCGGCATGGTGGGTGTTATGCCCTTTAATACAGGCACATTAATTAACTATCAGGCCATACTCGCGGGGAATCTGGTTGGGGTTCCACTGTGCTATTTTATTATTCGAACGATCCGTAACCCTTTGCACGTGAGAGGCTATTTTTCTCAGTTAAAGCAGCAATTTGATACCAAAGTCACCAAAACAGAGTTTGCGATCTGGCTGATTATATTGACCGTGCTGATGGCAATGTTGTGTATGCCGTTAAATGAACAAAGCTCAATATTTAGTACGAATTATACCCTGTCATTGTTACTGCCCGTGATGCTATGGGGAGCTATGCGTTACGGTTATAGATTTGTTTCGTTGATATGGGCGGTCGTGCTTATTACCGCGATACATTACTATCAACGCTATATGCCCTGGTATTCGGGCTACGATACCCAGCTTGCCATTACCTCATCAAGTTATCTGGTTTTTTCCTTTATCGTGAATTTCATCGCCGTCCTGGCAACGCGCCAACGGTTTGTTACCCGGCGCAACCATCGTCTGGCTTACTTTGATCCTATGGTGCATATTCCGAATTTGCGCGCTTTGAACCGGGATTTGAAAAAAGCGCCATGGTCAGTGCTCTGCTTTTTAGGTGTCCCGGGTATGGAACTGCTGGTGAAAAATTACGGCATTATGCTGCGTATCCAGTACAAGCAAAAACTCTCCCAGTGGATATCGCCGCTGCTGGAACAGGATGAGCATGTCTATCAGTTATCGGGTAATGATTTAGTCCTGCGCTTTAACACCGAGTCGCATCAGGAACGCATTGAAGCGCTGGACCGACATATTAAGCAGTTCCGTTTCATCTGGGATGGTATGCCGTTACAGCCACAGGTGGGGATCAGTTTTTGCTATGTTCGTTCTCCGGTTAACCACATCTATTTGTTACTGGGAGAATTAAGCACTATCGCCGAGCTTTCTCTGGCGACCAATGCGCCAGAGAATTTGCAGCGCCGGGGCGTAATGCATCTACAACGTGACCTGAAAGATAAAGTCGCGATGATGAATCGGCTGCAGCAGGCGCTGGAGCACAATCGCTTTTTCCTGATGGCGCAGCCGATTTCTGGCGTTCGCGGCGACGTTTATCATGAAATTCTGCTGCGCCTTGAGGGGGATGACGGTGAAACCATCGCCCCTGACAACTTCTTGCCGGTAGCGCATGAGTTTGGGTTGTCGTCCAGCATCGATCTGTGGGTGATTGAAAATACGCTGAAGTTTATGGCGCAAAATCGGGAAAAAATGCCCGCCCGTCGGTTTGCTATTAACTTATCGCCTACGTCGGTATGCCGCGCCCGGCTGCCGCATGACATCAACCAGCTCTTGGCTAAGTACAAAGTTGAAGCGTGGCAACTCATTTTTGAGGTCACGGAAAGTAATGCCTTAACCAATGCGGAACAGGCACAGGCAACGTTACTGCAACTGCAATCATTGGGCTGTCAGATTGCGATTGATGATTTTGGTACCGGATATGCCAGCTATGCGCGGCTGAAGAATGTGAATGCCGATATCCTGAAAATTGACGGCAGCTTTATCCGCAATATCGTTGCGAATAGCCTCGACTACCAAATCGTGGCCTCTATTTGCCATCTGGCGCGGATGAAAAGAATGCTGGTGGTTGCGGAGTACGTCGAAAGCGAGGAAATACGCAGTGCGGTGATTTCACTGGGGATTGATTATCTGCAAGGGTATCTGATTGGTAAACCTCAGCCGCTGAATGAAGAACTGGATGAAAAGGTGCCAGGCGAGCTGGCACCTGCTGAGAGCTTATGCGGCGATATCGGGTGA
- a CDS encoding YfgG family protein: MSQVTSLRKRHRFNSRMIRIVLLISFLFFFGRFVYSAIGAWHHHQNKKESQQLTQPQQTSPAQTNVR, translated from the coding sequence GTGAGCCAGGTTACCAGCCTACGCAAACGACACCGATTTAACAGTCGCATGATCCGGATCGTACTGCTTATCAGTTTTCTCTTCTTCTTCGGACGCTTCGTCTACTCCGCCATTGGTGCGTGGCATCACCACCAGAACAAAAAAGAATCTCAGCAGTTAACCCAACCGCAACAGACATCTCCTGCACAAACTAACGTACGTTGA
- the mscS gene encoding small-conductance mechanosensitive channel MscS, which produces MSGFSLFPKIRSGVEWIAGHSDAVIQFGWNIVAAVILLFVGKFISRLLSRGLEKLLLKRKVDRTIIQFFTALVRYITLAFSVVAALGRVGIETSSIIAVIGAAGLAIGLALQSSLSNFAAGVLLVSLRPFRAGEVVQIGAVTGTVEKVHIFSTTLLTADSKEVVIPNGKIIADNIINYSRHPFRRIDLVIGVGYQSRIADVKRVINHIIEQDSRIDKQRGVTVRLGELGASALNFYIRVWVPNVEYWNTYYDLLENIKEALDANHIDLPYPQMDIRVENVTPQSQPQLQLVD; this is translated from the coding sequence ATGAGTGGTTTTTCATTATTTCCTAAAATAAGAAGCGGTGTTGAATGGATTGCCGGGCATAGCGACGCGGTTATTCAATTCGGCTGGAATATCGTTGCCGCCGTGATTTTACTGTTTGTCGGTAAGTTTATCTCTCGTTTGCTCTCTCGTGGACTGGAAAAGTTACTGTTAAAACGTAAAGTCGACAGAACCATCATTCAGTTCTTCACCGCGCTGGTACGTTACATTACGCTCGCCTTTTCCGTTGTCGCCGCGTTGGGGCGTGTTGGCATTGAAACATCCTCTATTATTGCCGTCATTGGCGCCGCCGGACTGGCTATTGGCCTCGCGCTACAAAGCTCGCTTTCCAACTTTGCCGCGGGCGTGCTGTTGGTCTCCCTACGTCCCTTCCGCGCCGGAGAAGTGGTGCAGATCGGCGCAGTCACCGGAACGGTAGAAAAGGTGCACATTTTCTCCACCACCCTGCTCACAGCCGACAGCAAAGAGGTGGTTATCCCAAACGGTAAGATCATCGCTGACAATATCATTAACTATTCCCGCCACCCTTTTCGCCGTATCGATCTGGTGATTGGCGTAGGCTATCAGAGCCGGATCGCAGATGTTAAGCGCGTGATTAACCACATCATCGAGCAGGACAGCCGCATCGATAAGCAACGTGGAGTAACCGTTCGTCTGGGCGAGTTAGGCGCTTCCGCACTCAATTTTTACATCCGTGTATGGGTGCCTAACGTTGAATACTGGAACACCTATTACGATCTGCTGGAAAATATCAAAGAGGCCCTGGACGCCAATCATATTGACCTGCCGTATCCGCAGATGGATATACGCGTGGAGAATGTTACCCCTCAATCTCAGCCCCAACTGCAGCTGGTCGATTAA
- a CDS encoding GIY-YIG nuclease family protein — protein sequence MDEVYIPGFIYVLTNEAMPGLVKIGRTSLLPEDRSKKLYSTGVPFPFDVCFRIITSFSVELESYIHNILREYRVNSRREFFRISVDDAIYAVRLASLTISGMNKWNSDVPRKLTKNDKLILSMEENQIFILFSYENFLSSHPQIIDIWQSHSNGDQLEFYAVNFAKNISSFSNNDPYSNFDPVPFLNRESSAPNGFINGRETLYPGERLLWISSKDSSTPDLFTIFEAQDHVQIISRTWSPRINQDGYSLLLNDFLYDSAWDAARRAINKTLSLPFPRAWAPRTNRGTEWDAVGSQLMPPEFWLPQLKLKR from the coding sequence ATGGACGAAGTTTATATACCGGGTTTTATTTATGTATTGACTAATGAGGCAATGCCTGGTTTGGTAAAAATAGGTCGAACAAGTCTACTTCCGGAAGATAGGAGTAAAAAGTTATACAGTACAGGTGTACCATTTCCTTTTGATGTTTGCTTCCGAATTATTACATCATTCTCTGTAGAACTTGAGAGCTATATCCATAATATCCTCAGAGAATATAGAGTAAACTCAAGGCGTGAATTTTTCCGTATATCTGTTGATGACGCTATTTATGCTGTAAGATTAGCATCACTTACTATTTCAGGAATGAATAAATGGAACTCTGATGTACCACGAAAACTAACTAAGAATGATAAATTAATATTATCTATGGAAGAAAATCAAATTTTCATTCTCTTTTCCTATGAAAATTTCCTTTCCTCCCATCCACAAATTATTGATATTTGGCAATCTCATTCCAATGGCGATCAACTGGAATTTTACGCTGTAAATTTCGCAAAGAATATATCCAGCTTTAGTAATAACGATCCCTATTCAAATTTTGATCCTGTTCCATTCCTTAACCGTGAATCTTCTGCCCCAAATGGTTTTATTAACGGAAGAGAAACATTATATCCCGGCGAAAGACTATTGTGGATTTCATCAAAAGACAGTTCAACACCGGATTTATTTACGATATTTGAAGCGCAAGACCATGTTCAAATAATAAGCAGAACATGGAGTCCCAGAATTAATCAAGATGGATATTCGCTATTATTAAATGACTTTCTTTATGACTCGGCTTGGGACGCTGCGCGTAGGGCTATCAATAAAACTTTATCTTTACCTTTCCCAAGAGCATGGGCTCCGCGCACTAACAGAGGGACAGAATGGGACGCTGTGGGAAGTCAACTCATGCCTCCTGAATTTTGGCTACCTCAGCTTAAACTTAAGCGTTGA
- the guaA gene encoding glutamine-hydrolyzing GMP synthase, producing the protein MTDNIHKHRILILDFGSQYTQLVARRVRELGVYCELWAWDVTEAQIREFNPSGIILSGGPESTTEENSPRAPEYVFNAGVPVFGVCYGMQTMAMQLGGHVEGSNEREFGYAQVEVQTDSALVRGIEDSLTADGKPLLDVWMSHGDKVTAIPEGFVTVASTDNCPFAIMAHEEKRFYGVQFHPEVTHTRQGMRMLERFVRDICQCEALWTPAKIIDDAVERIRQQVGDDKVILGLSGGVDSSVTAMLLHRAIGKNLTCVFVDNGLLRLNEAQQVMDMFGDHFGLNIVHVEGEKRFLDALKGENDPEAKRKIIGRVFVEVFDEEALKLEDVKWLAQGTIYPDVIESAASATGKAHVIKSHHNVGGLPKEMKMGLVEPLRELFKDEVRKIGLELGLPYDMLYRHPFPGPGLGVRVLGEVKKEYCDLLRRADAIFIEELHKADLYNKVSQAFTVFLPVRSVGVMGDGRKYDWVVSLRAVETIDFMTAHWAHLPYDFLGRVSNRIINEVNGISRVVYDISGKPPATIEWE; encoded by the coding sequence ATGACAGACAATATTCATAAACATCGCATTCTCATCCTTGATTTTGGATCGCAGTACACACAGTTGGTTGCACGTCGCGTACGTGAACTGGGCGTCTACTGTGAACTGTGGGCATGGGATGTTACGGAAGCACAAATTCGCGAATTCAACCCAAGCGGTATTATTCTTTCCGGTGGTCCGGAAAGTACCACCGAAGAAAACAGCCCGCGTGCGCCGGAATACGTTTTCAATGCAGGTGTGCCAGTGTTCGGTGTGTGCTACGGCATGCAGACCATGGCCATGCAGCTCGGTGGTCATGTTGAAGGTTCTAACGAACGTGAATTCGGCTATGCGCAGGTTGAAGTTCAGACCGACAGTGCGCTTGTCCGCGGTATTGAGGACTCCCTGACCGCAGACGGCAAACCGCTACTGGATGTGTGGATGAGCCACGGTGACAAAGTGACCGCCATCCCGGAAGGTTTCGTGACCGTTGCCAGCACCGACAACTGCCCGTTCGCCATCATGGCGCATGAGGAAAAACGTTTCTACGGCGTGCAGTTCCACCCGGAAGTGACCCACACCCGTCAGGGTATGCGCATGCTGGAGCGTTTTGTGCGTGATATCTGTCAGTGTGAAGCGCTGTGGACCCCAGCAAAAATCATCGACGACGCCGTTGAGCGCATTCGTCAGCAGGTTGGTGACGATAAAGTGATCCTCGGCCTATCCGGCGGTGTTGACTCCTCCGTAACTGCGATGCTGCTGCACCGTGCGATCGGTAAAAACCTGACCTGCGTGTTTGTTGATAACGGTCTGCTGCGCCTCAACGAAGCACAGCAGGTGATGGATATGTTCGGCGACCACTTCGGTCTGAACATTGTTCACGTTGAAGGCGAAAAGCGTTTCCTCGACGCGCTGAAAGGCGAGAATGACCCGGAAGCGAAACGTAAAATCATCGGCCGAGTATTCGTGGAAGTATTCGACGAAGAAGCGCTGAAGCTGGAAGATGTTAAGTGGCTGGCGCAGGGTACCATCTACCCGGACGTGATCGAATCTGCAGCGTCCGCCACCGGTAAAGCGCACGTCATCAAATCTCACCACAACGTGGGTGGTCTGCCAAAAGAGATGAAGATGGGGCTGGTTGAGCCGCTGCGTGAACTGTTCAAAGACGAAGTGCGTAAGATTGGTCTGGAGCTGGGCCTACCGTACGACATGCTGTACCGTCACCCATTCCCAGGACCAGGTCTGGGCGTGCGCGTACTGGGCGAAGTGAAGAAGGAGTATTGCGACCTGCTGCGTCGTGCGGATGCTATCTTCATTGAAGAACTGCACAAAGCTGATCTGTATAACAAAGTGAGCCAGGCGTTCACCGTGTTCCTGCCGGTACGTTCCGTTGGCGTTATGGGCGATGGCCGTAAGTACGATTGGGTTGTTTCCCTGCGTGCTGTTGAAACCATCGACTTTATGACCGCACACTGGGCGCACCTGCCGTATGATTTCTTAGGCCGCGTATCCAACCGCATTATCAACGAAGTTAACGGTATTTCCCGCGTGGTGTATGACATCAGCGGTAAGCCGCCAGCGACGATTGAGTGGGAATAA